From a single Aquincola tertiaricarbonis genomic region:
- a CDS encoding Bug family tripartite tricarboxylate transporter substrate binding protein — translation MQRRLVLSLALAAAALPARAQDTAPALRLVVPFATGTTTDNVARIVGTAMAATLRQQVLVDNRPGAGGTTATEQVARAQPDGQTLVMGTVGTHAINATLFRTLRYDPRQQFVPVAFAGYTPLLLVVPAQSPAKSPADLATLARRAEGATFASAGNGTSGHLAGELMNELGGRMIHVPYKDGSQALTDLMAGNVDFMFYHPSAVMPHVRSGKLRVLGITSASRSAQAPEVPTLAEQGLPGVDLVAWFMVYAPAGVPAATLERLRSAGDAALAQPEVRTRLAAQGVELRPLQGEALARFTGSEITKWAALVKRSGAQVD, via the coding sequence ATGCAGCGCCGCCTCGTTCTCTCGCTGGCGCTGGCCGCCGCCGCCCTGCCCGCCCGGGCGCAGGACACCGCCCCGGCACTGCGCCTGGTGGTGCCCTTTGCCACCGGCACCACCACCGACAACGTGGCCCGCATCGTGGGCACCGCCATGGCCGCCACGCTGCGCCAGCAGGTGCTGGTGGACAACCGGCCCGGCGCCGGCGGCACCACCGCCACCGAGCAGGTGGCGCGCGCCCAGCCCGACGGCCAGACGCTGGTCATGGGCACGGTGGGCACCCACGCCATCAATGCCACGCTGTTTCGCACGCTGCGCTACGACCCGCGCCAGCAGTTCGTGCCGGTGGCCTTTGCCGGCTACACGCCGCTGCTGCTGGTGGTGCCTGCCCAGTCGCCTGCCAAGTCTCCGGCCGACCTGGCCACGCTGGCCCGCCGGGCCGAAGGCGCCACGTTTGCCTCGGCCGGCAACGGCACCTCGGGCCACCTGGCGGGCGAGCTGATGAACGAGCTGGGCGGGCGCATGATCCACGTGCCCTACAAGGATGGCTCGCAGGCGCTGACCGATCTGATGGCCGGCAACGTTGACTTCATGTTCTACCACCCGTCCGCGGTGATGCCGCACGTGCGCAGCGGCAAGCTGCGGGTGCTGGGCATCACCAGCGCCAGCCGCAGCGCGCAGGCGCCCGAGGTGCCCACGCTGGCCGAGCAAGGTCTGCCCGGCGTGGACCTGGTGGCCTGGTTCATGGTGTATGCGCCGGCCGGCGTGCCGGCCGCCACGTTGGAGCGGCTGCGCAGCGCGGGCGATGCCGCGCTGGCCCAGCCCGAGGTGCGCACCCGGCTGGCCGCGCAAGGCGTGGAACTGCGACCGCTGCAGGGCGAGGCGCTGGCCCGCTTCACGGGCAGCGAGATCACGAAATGGGCCGCGCTGGTCAAGCGCTCGGGCGCGCAGGTCGATTGA
- a CDS encoding Bug family tripartite tricarboxylate transporter substrate binding protein gives MSSTRRRVIASALGLAASGLAALPPQAAAQTGAADWPARPLKIVVGFAAGTPPDVFARIYGEYAARKLGVPVIVDNKPGSAGNLASDAVAKSPADGYTVLYNVSTAFTINPFIYGKLPFDADKDLVPVAPTMRQGLVLIASPKLEAASLKDVLAQARSKPDQLSHASYGAGSPSHLIMEWLKDENKVAMLHVPYRATPINELIGGQVDMVLEPMATAYPLISSGKVKALAYSDAQRHPAMPNVPTFAETTPGLSMMSWHGIWAPAATPAPVLDKLYAVLHAASLDTDVQRRIKELNCEPLSLDRAEMAQWVRRDAGIYSRIVKARNIRVD, from the coding sequence ATGAGCAGTACCCGCCGGCGCGTCATCGCGTCCGCCCTTGGCCTGGCCGCTTCAGGCCTGGCCGCCCTGCCGCCCCAGGCCGCGGCGCAGACCGGCGCCGCCGACTGGCCTGCCCGCCCGCTGAAGATCGTGGTGGGCTTTGCGGCCGGCACGCCACCGGACGTGTTCGCGCGCATCTATGGCGAATACGCGGCCCGCAAGCTGGGCGTGCCGGTGATCGTGGACAACAAGCCGGGCTCGGCCGGCAACCTGGCCAGCGACGCGGTGGCCAAGTCGCCGGCCGATGGCTACACGGTGCTCTACAACGTCTCCACCGCCTTCACCATCAACCCGTTCATCTACGGCAAGCTGCCCTTCGATGCCGACAAGGACCTGGTGCCGGTGGCGCCCACCATGCGCCAGGGCCTGGTGCTGATCGCCAGCCCCAAGCTGGAAGCAGCGTCGCTGAAAGACGTGCTGGCCCAGGCCCGCAGCAAGCCCGACCAGCTGTCGCACGCCTCCTACGGCGCGGGCAGTCCTTCGCACCTGATCATGGAATGGTTGAAGGACGAGAACAAGGTGGCCATGCTGCACGTGCCCTACCGGGCCACGCCGATCAACGAACTGATCGGCGGCCAGGTGGACATGGTGCTGGAGCCGATGGCCACCGCCTATCCGCTGATCAGCAGCGGCAAGGTCAAGGCGCTGGCGTACTCCGATGCGCAGCGCCATCCGGCCATGCCCAACGTGCCTACCTTCGCCGAGACCACGCCCGGCCTGTCGATGATGTCGTGGCACGGCATCTGGGCGCCCGCGGCCACGCCGGCGCCGGTGCTGGACAAGCTGTATGCGGTGCTGCACGCCGCCAGCCTGGACACCGACGTGCAGCGCCGCATCAAGGAGCTGAACTGCGAGCCGCTGTCGCTGGACCGCGCCGAGATGGCCCAGTGGGTCCGGCGCGATGCCGGCATCTACAGCCGCATCGTCAAGGCCAGGAACATCCGGGTGGACTGA
- a CDS encoding 3-isopropylmalate dehydratase produces MTRLNNLRGRVAWVFEEDDYDIDLIVGVRNIKITDLQELAGLVLADQAPGFAATVQRGDLLVGGRNFGYGHPHYPAMRAMRHLGVAGVVAESFSPGFFRGEISMGFPLVTCPGILGAARRGDLIEVDWSAQQVHLPTQGRALPIEPLGASERGTLEAGGLIPYLKARLARAPATPGAPHD; encoded by the coding sequence ATGACCCGGCTCAACAACCTGCGCGGCCGCGTGGCCTGGGTGTTCGAGGAGGACGACTACGACATCGACCTCATCGTCGGCGTGCGCAACATCAAGATCACCGACCTGCAGGAGCTGGCCGGCCTGGTACTGGCCGACCAGGCGCCGGGCTTCGCGGCCACGGTGCAGCGCGGCGACCTGCTGGTGGGCGGCCGCAACTTCGGCTATGGCCACCCGCATTACCCGGCGATGCGGGCGATGCGCCACCTGGGCGTTGCCGGCGTGGTGGCCGAATCGTTTTCGCCCGGCTTCTTCCGCGGCGAGATCAGCATGGGCTTTCCGCTGGTCACCTGCCCCGGCATCCTGGGTGCGGCCCGGCGTGGCGACCTGATCGAGGTCGACTGGTCCGCGCAGCAGGTGCACCTGCCCACCCAGGGCCGCGCGCTGCCCATCGAGCCGCTGGGCGCCTCCGAGCGCGGCACGCTGGAGGCCGGCGGCCTCATTCCCTACCTCAAGGCGCGGCTCGCCCGCGCGCCTGCCACCCCCGGAGCCCCACATGACTGA
- a CDS encoding isocitrate lyase/PEP mutase family protein has product MTDARPTMTRQQLRRRVQSGPTFWFAGAQDALSALLVDQSDFDGVFSTGFGIAASLLGQPDMELYTLSENVQVVDHMAAVVRKPIFADADTGYGNVLNMGRTVRAFEKAGVAALSIEDQVSPKRCPAAAAQSLVVPLHEALARIHAAVDARQDPDLLIVARTDVADPQEAIDRASRLAEAGADLIQPISRTFSRYEDLVRLREACGRPLSLQLMEGTWMAQLQRSQIEAVAAFATYPIVSLLTIVHAMQANLAALAARRGEPMGELPCGRSSMAAFKQTIGWERLEQRQAAYEATTVG; this is encoded by the coding sequence ATGACTGACGCCCGCCCCACCATGACCCGCCAGCAGCTGCGCCGCCGTGTGCAGAGCGGCCCCACCTTCTGGTTCGCCGGCGCGCAGGACGCGCTGTCGGCCCTGCTGGTGGACCAGTCCGACTTCGACGGCGTGTTCTCCACCGGCTTCGGCATCGCAGCCTCGTTGCTGGGCCAGCCCGACATGGAGCTGTACACGCTGAGCGAAAACGTGCAGGTGGTGGACCACATGGCCGCCGTGGTGCGCAAGCCCATCTTTGCCGATGCCGACACCGGCTACGGCAACGTGCTGAACATGGGCCGCACCGTGCGCGCCTTCGAGAAGGCCGGGGTGGCCGCGTTGTCCATCGAAGACCAGGTGAGCCCCAAGCGCTGCCCGGCGGCCGCAGCGCAGTCGCTGGTGGTGCCGCTGCACGAGGCGCTGGCGCGCATCCATGCCGCGGTGGATGCGCGGCAGGACCCCGACCTGCTGATCGTCGCCCGCACCGACGTGGCCGACCCGCAGGAAGCCATCGACCGCGCGTCGCGGCTGGCGGAAGCGGGCGCCGACCTCATCCAGCCCATCTCACGCACTTTCAGCCGTTACGAAGACCTGGTGCGCCTGCGCGAGGCCTGCGGCCGGCCGCTGTCGCTGCAGCTGATGGAAGGCACCTGGATGGCCCAGCTGCAGCGTTCGCAGATCGAAGCGGTGGCGGCCTTCGCCACCTATCCCATCGTCTCGCTGCTCACCATCGTGCATGCGATGCAGGCCAACCTGGCCGCGCTGGCGGCCCGCCGCGGTGAACCGATGGGTGAGCTGCCCTGCGGCCGCAGCAGCATGGCGGCCTTCAAGCAGACCATCGGCTGGGAGCGGCTGGAACAGCGCCAGGCCGCCTATGAGGCCACCACCGTGGGCTGA
- a CDS encoding citryl-CoA lyase, which translates to MKIGKETVPRSAICTSDEHSITVRGMDLCSELIGRISFTDYFHLLVTGRRATPAATAVLDATLVAIAEHGLVPSVQASRMTLAAAPDALQGAVAAGILGCGSVILGASETAGRLFDEIDQRAAGARGAALDEVALAVVAEYRAAGRQIPGYGHPLHKARDPRVDALFRVAQAAGADLRFVHIAEAVERVLPQAVGKALKLNVSAAIPAVLLGIGFPLQALKGVPILARTAGLIAHLNEELERSIGFALSYQATRELQYDGPARATD; encoded by the coding sequence ATGAAGATCGGCAAGGAGACGGTGCCACGCAGCGCCATCTGCACCTCGGACGAACACAGCATCACGGTGCGCGGCATGGACCTGTGCAGCGAGCTGATCGGCCGCATCTCGTTCACCGACTATTTCCACCTGCTGGTCACCGGCCGCCGCGCCACGCCGGCCGCCACCGCGGTGCTGGACGCCACGCTGGTGGCCATCGCCGAGCATGGCCTGGTGCCCAGCGTGCAGGCCAGCCGCATGACGCTGGCTGCCGCGCCCGATGCGCTGCAGGGCGCGGTGGCCGCCGGCATCCTGGGCTGCGGCTCGGTGATCCTGGGCGCCTCCGAGACTGCCGGTCGCCTGTTCGACGAGATCGACCAGCGTGCCGCCGGCGCGCGCGGCGCGGCGCTGGACGAAGTGGCGCTGGCGGTGGTGGCCGAGTACCGGGCCGCCGGCCGCCAGATTCCCGGCTACGGGCACCCGCTGCACAAGGCTCGCGACCCACGGGTGGATGCGTTGTTCCGCGTGGCGCAGGCGGCCGGCGCCGACCTGCGCTTCGTGCACATCGCCGAGGCGGTGGAACGTGTGCTGCCGCAGGCCGTGGGCAAGGCGCTCAAGCTCAATGTGTCGGCCGCCATTCCGGCGGTGCTGCTGGGCATCGGCTTTCCGCTGCAGGCACTCAAGGGCGTGCCCATCCTGGCGCGCACCGCGGGGCTCATCGCCCACCTGAACGAGGAGCTGGAACGCTCCATCGGTTTTGCCTTGTCCTACCAGGCCACGCGGGAGCTGCAGTACGACGGCCCTGCCCGCGCCACCGACTGA
- a CDS encoding LysR substrate-binding domain-containing protein — MELRHLRYFTALAECLNFTRAAERVHVTQSTLSHQIRQLEDELGHELFDRVGRRVLLTEAGETFLGYASKALREVDQGLGELKRSAGALSGEVRIGATHTFNLGFVPECLAAFMARHPTVKISVDELAADAIAQRLLDGALDVGIAYQPSEPGLLWFEPLYHEEMVLVVGAAHALAGRRRVRMVELHKQPLVMLPRVFTTRVMLDACLASCGAEPLVAAEMNTIAPMIDLVARTGLAAIVSRQAVPARADIRTVPLESPTPMRTPGLLWKREARQSAAVKSFAREIRKAALGRSLQPSTP; from the coding sequence ATGGAACTGCGACACCTGCGCTACTTCACCGCGCTGGCCGAATGCCTCAACTTCACCCGCGCAGCCGAGCGTGTGCACGTCACGCAGTCCACGCTGTCGCACCAGATCCGGCAGCTGGAAGACGAGCTGGGCCACGAGCTGTTCGACCGCGTCGGCCGCCGCGTGCTGCTGACCGAAGCAGGCGAAACCTTCCTGGGCTATGCCTCCAAGGCGCTGCGCGAGGTGGACCAGGGCCTGGGCGAGCTCAAGCGCTCGGCCGGCGCGCTGTCGGGCGAGGTGCGCATCGGCGCCACGCACACCTTCAACCTGGGCTTCGTGCCCGAATGCCTGGCCGCCTTCATGGCGCGCCACCCAACGGTCAAGATCAGCGTCGACGAGCTGGCGGCCGACGCCATCGCACAGCGGCTGCTGGACGGCGCGCTGGACGTGGGCATCGCCTACCAGCCCAGCGAACCCGGCCTGCTGTGGTTCGAGCCGCTGTACCACGAGGAGATGGTGCTGGTGGTGGGCGCCGCCCATGCACTGGCCGGCCGCCGCCGCGTGCGCATGGTGGAGCTGCACAAGCAGCCGCTGGTGATGCTGCCGCGGGTGTTCACCACCCGGGTGATGCTGGACGCCTGCCTGGCCAGCTGCGGCGCCGAGCCGCTGGTGGCCGCCGAGATGAACACCATCGCGCCGATGATCGACCTGGTGGCGCGCACCGGGCTGGCGGCCATCGTGTCGCGCCAGGCAGTGCCGGCGCGTGCCGACATCCGCACCGTGCCGCTGGAAAGCCCGACGCCGATGCGCACGCCCGGCCTGCTGTGGAAGCGTGAAGCGCGGCAGAGCGCGGCGGTGAAGAGCTTTGCCCGTGAGATCCGCAAGGCCGCGCTGGGCCGCAGCCTGCAACCATCGACGCCATAG
- a CDS encoding dioxygenase family protein produces MADAADAVHSLTDEVLSRLQGCTDARFKQVMSSLVTHLHDFVRDVDLTGDEWMQAIQFLTATGQQCTDKRQEFILLSDTLGVSMLVVALAQARAGGRAAGATPATEATVQGPYYWEGAPDRPLGFDIGEGVPGEPALYTGRVTDTEGRPLPGALLDVWSGDGEGNYDMQMADNTTMRARGRFRTDAQGRFWFWSIRPSYYPIPMDGPVGRMIERMGRDPNRPGHIHMMVSADGHVPVTTHLFVADSPYIETDVVFGVRDSLVVPFERHEPGTAVDGRPMRKPYWSAHYDFRLATAAGA; encoded by the coding sequence ATGGCCGATGCCGCCGATGCCGTCCACAGCCTGACCGACGAGGTGCTGAGCCGCCTGCAAGGCTGCACCGATGCCCGCTTCAAGCAGGTGATGAGTTCACTGGTCACCCACCTGCACGACTTCGTGCGCGATGTGGACCTGACCGGCGACGAATGGATGCAGGCCATCCAGTTCCTCACCGCCACCGGCCAGCAGTGCACCGACAAGCGCCAGGAGTTCATCCTGCTGTCGGACACGCTGGGCGTGTCCATGCTGGTGGTGGCGCTGGCGCAGGCCCGCGCCGGCGGCCGCGCCGCGGGTGCCACGCCGGCCACCGAGGCCACGGTGCAGGGCCCCTACTACTGGGAAGGCGCGCCCGACCGGCCGCTGGGCTTCGACATCGGCGAAGGCGTGCCCGGCGAGCCGGCGCTGTACACCGGCCGCGTGACCGACACCGAAGGCCGCCCGCTGCCCGGCGCGCTGCTGGACGTGTGGTCGGGCGATGGCGAAGGCAATTACGACATGCAGATGGCCGACAACACCACCATGCGGGCCCGCGGCCGCTTCCGCACCGACGCGCAGGGCCGCTTCTGGTTCTGGTCCATCCGCCCCAGCTACTACCCGATTCCGATGGACGGCCCGGTGGGCCGGATGATCGAGCGCATGGGGCGCGACCCCAACCGGCCCGGCCACATCCACATGATGGTGTCGGCCGACGGCCATGTGCCGGTGACCACGCACCTCTTCGTGGCCGACAGCCCGTACATCGAGACCGATGTCGTCTTCGGCGTGCGCGACAGCCTCGTCGTGCCCTTCGAGCGGCATGAACCCGGCACCGCGGTGGATGGCCGGCCGATGCGCAAGCCCTACTGGTCGGCGCACTACGACTTCCGGCTGGCGACGGCGGCTGGCGCCTGA
- a CDS encoding CaiB/BaiF CoA transferase family protein, giving the protein MSKVLEGITVLEQGTFITGPAAGMLLADLGARVIKIEQPGTGDPFRAFRGGLYSPHFQTYNRNKQSITLNTKLPEDAAAFDELVRGADVYIQNFRPGAAERLGAGWERLHGLNPRLVYCAISGFGQDGPAAGRPAYDTVAQAASGYLNLLINPANPRVVGPALADAMTGFYAAYGVMGALIERGRTGVGKRVEVSMLEAMCHFNLDAFTHYFSEGEVMGPFSRPSVSQSYVLACADGKWLALHMSSPEKFWQGLADAIERPDIFKDPRFATREGRIAHQEQLIGLLGERFKTRSRSDWCERLQARDVPHAPMYDTSEALDDPQALHLQLAIEAAHPTMGTWRTVRSPVSFDGERALTVTPPPALGQDDEAVLGPIRQRLRERG; this is encoded by the coding sequence ATGTCCAAGGTTCTCGAAGGCATCACCGTGCTGGAGCAAGGCACCTTCATCACCGGCCCGGCGGCCGGCATGCTGCTGGCCGACCTGGGGGCGCGGGTGATCAAGATCGAACAGCCCGGCACCGGCGACCCGTTCCGGGCCTTCCGCGGCGGGCTGTACAGCCCGCACTTCCAGACCTACAACCGCAACAAGCAGAGCATCACGCTCAACACCAAGCTGCCGGAGGATGCAGCGGCCTTCGACGAGCTGGTGCGCGGCGCCGACGTCTACATCCAGAACTTCCGGCCCGGCGCCGCCGAACGCCTGGGCGCCGGCTGGGAGCGGCTGCACGGCCTCAACCCCAGGCTGGTGTACTGCGCCATCAGCGGCTTCGGCCAGGACGGCCCGGCCGCCGGGCGGCCGGCCTACGACACCGTGGCCCAGGCCGCCAGCGGCTACCTCAACCTGCTGATCAACCCGGCCAACCCGCGCGTGGTGGGCCCGGCGCTGGCCGATGCGATGACCGGCTTCTACGCCGCCTACGGCGTGATGGGCGCCCTGATCGAACGCGGCCGCACCGGCGTGGGCAAGCGGGTGGAGGTGTCGATGCTGGAAGCCATGTGCCATTTCAACCTCGATGCCTTCACCCACTACTTCTCCGAAGGCGAGGTGATGGGCCCGTTCAGCCGGCCCAGCGTGTCGCAGTCGTATGTGCTGGCCTGTGCCGATGGCAAGTGGCTGGCGCTGCACATGTCGTCGCCCGAGAAGTTCTGGCAGGGCCTGGCCGACGCGATCGAGCGGCCCGACATCTTCAAGGACCCGCGCTTTGCCACGCGCGAAGGCCGCATCGCCCACCAGGAACAGCTGATCGGGCTGCTGGGTGAACGCTTCAAGACCCGCAGCCGCAGCGACTGGTGCGAGCGGCTGCAGGCCCGCGACGTGCCGCATGCGCCGATGTACGACACCAGCGAAGCTCTGGACGACCCGCAGGCCCTGCACCTGCAGCTGGCCATCGAGGCCGCCCATCCGACGATGGGCACCTGGCGCACCGTGCGATCGCCCGTCAGCTTCGACGGCGAACGTGCCTTGACGGTGACGCCCCCACCCGCGCTGGGCCAGGACGACGAGGCGGTGCTGGGGCCGATCCGCCAGCGGCTGCGGGAGAGAGGCTGA
- a CDS encoding MFS transporter, translating to MSIEPLSPSSPPEPPSAPPRTGTLAPLARPVFRMLWLATVTANVCMWMNDVAAAWLMTQLTPNPVWVALVQTAATLPVFLLGIPSGAMADIVDRRHWFMFTQLWVAVTAVLLSVLAFSGALNAPLLLVLVFANGIGLAMRWPVFAAIVPELVPRSELTAALALNAIAMNASRIAGPILAGAILTGLGSAWVFGLNAALSLGAAAIIWQWKNTPRASALPGERFVGAMRVGVQYVRQSPGMRVVLLRIFVFFLHSTALLALMPLVAQGLSHGGAGIFTLLLACMGAGAVATALMLPRIRERFSRDDLVQYGSLLNALGTLVVALSPSLWITAPAMVLAGAGWISVANSLTLSAQLALPDWVRARGMSIYQTALMAGSAGGAALWGQVAGITSLRTSLLAAAATGLLMLVLLRKQRVQHLGEADLTPQRDVLKSPTAAPDVDPQAGPVMVTVEYDVDPQDEAAFAELMRESRRSRLQQGAISWGVFRDHANPRHWMEYYVDENWTEHLRRFDRITAVELALRDRRLGFHRGDGPPKVSRYVGQTVER from the coding sequence GCTGGCCACGGTCACCGCCAACGTGTGCATGTGGATGAACGACGTGGCGGCCGCGTGGCTGATGACGCAGCTCACGCCCAACCCGGTGTGGGTGGCGCTGGTGCAGACGGCGGCCACGCTCCCCGTCTTCTTGCTGGGCATTCCCAGCGGCGCGATGGCCGACATCGTGGACCGGCGGCACTGGTTCATGTTCACCCAGCTGTGGGTGGCCGTCACCGCGGTGCTGCTGAGCGTGCTGGCGTTTTCGGGCGCGCTCAATGCGCCGCTGCTGCTGGTGCTGGTGTTTGCCAACGGCATCGGGCTGGCGATGCGCTGGCCGGTGTTCGCGGCCATCGTGCCCGAGCTGGTGCCGCGCAGCGAGCTCACCGCGGCGCTGGCGCTCAATGCCATCGCGATGAATGCCTCGCGCATCGCCGGGCCCATCCTGGCCGGTGCCATCCTCACCGGTCTGGGCAGCGCCTGGGTGTTCGGGCTCAATGCCGCGCTGTCGCTGGGCGCAGCGGCCATCATCTGGCAGTGGAAGAACACACCGCGCGCCAGCGCGCTGCCCGGCGAGCGCTTCGTGGGTGCCATGCGGGTGGGCGTGCAGTACGTGCGCCAGTCGCCGGGCATGCGGGTGGTGCTGCTGCGCATCTTCGTCTTCTTCCTGCACAGCACCGCGCTGCTGGCGCTGATGCCGCTGGTGGCGCAGGGCCTGTCGCACGGCGGCGCCGGCATCTTCACGCTGCTGCTGGCCTGCATGGGCGCGGGCGCGGTGGCCACCGCGCTGATGCTGCCGCGCATCCGCGAGCGCTTCAGCCGCGACGACCTGGTGCAGTACGGCAGCTTGCTCAATGCGCTGGGCACGCTGGTGGTGGCGCTGTCACCCAGCCTGTGGATCACCGCGCCGGCCATGGTGCTGGCGGGCGCCGGCTGGATCTCGGTGGCCAACTCGCTCACGCTGTCGGCCCAGCTGGCGCTGCCCGACTGGGTGCGGGCCCGCGGCATGTCCATCTACCAGACGGCGCTGATGGCCGGCAGCGCCGGCGGCGCCGCGCTGTGGGGCCAGGTCGCGGGCATCACCAGCCTGCGCACCAGCCTGCTGGCCGCCGCGGCCACCGGCCTGCTGATGCTGGTGCTGCTGCGCAAGCAGCGCGTGCAGCACCTGGGCGAGGCCGACCTGACGCCACAGCGCGACGTGCTCAAGAGCCCCACCGCCGCCCCGGACGTCGACCCGCAGGCCGGCCCGGTGATGGTGACGGTGGAGTACGACGTCGACCCGCAGGACGAGGCGGCCTTTGCCGAGCTGATGCGCGAAAGCCGCCGCAGCCGGCTGCAGCAGGGCGCCATCTCCTGGGGCGTGTTCCGCGACCATGCCAACCCGCGGCACTGGATGGAGTACTACGTCGACGAGAACTGGACCGAGCACCTGCGCCGCTTCGACCGCATCACCGCGGTGGAGCTGGCGCTGCGCGACCGGCGGCTGGGTTTCCACCGCGGCGACGGGCCGCCGAAGGTGTCGCGGTATGTGGGGCAGACGGTGGAGCGGTAG
- a CDS encoding Bug family tripartite tricarboxylate transporter substrate binding protein — protein sequence MHHPRRRALAAGLAGAALLAAAPGALLAQPAFPSKPIRIIVPYPPGGATDVAARLLAPRLQEELKQTVVVENRPGASGNLGMVTLLQSPADGHTLAMSLTGMLSINPVTFSKAGFTAADFVPVARVSLAPLVLVVPPDSPFKTVGDLVAAGKAAGKGGLPYGSAGAGGLSHLASEMLNAQASGHYTHVPYKGGAPLAQALMTGEVKWGLLGTADARSFIQAGKLKALGQLRATRSELWPDVPTLTEQGSPGGVDFDVWFGLVAPAKTPTAAVQLINQKVAQIVTEPEFRKRLNDIGGVSPMTGNTPAAFNEVLQREVTVLSKAAKDLGLQLD from the coding sequence ATGCATCACCCCCGTCGCCGTGCGCTTGCGGCTGGCCTGGCCGGCGCCGCACTGCTGGCCGCCGCGCCCGGCGCGTTGCTGGCCCAGCCGGCCTTCCCCAGCAAGCCCATCCGCATCATCGTGCCGTACCCGCCGGGTGGCGCCACCGACGTGGCGGCCCGGTTGCTGGCACCGCGGCTGCAGGAAGAACTCAAGCAGACGGTGGTGGTGGAGAACCGGCCCGGCGCCAGCGGCAACCTGGGCATGGTCACGCTGCTGCAAAGCCCCGCCGATGGCCACACGCTGGCGATGAGCCTGACCGGCATGCTCTCCATCAACCCGGTGACCTTCAGCAAGGCCGGCTTCACCGCGGCCGACTTCGTGCCGGTGGCGCGGGTGTCGCTGGCGCCGCTGGTGCTGGTGGTGCCGCCGGATTCACCGTTCAAGACCGTGGGCGACCTGGTGGCCGCGGGCAAGGCGGCGGGCAAGGGCGGGCTGCCTTATGGCTCGGCCGGCGCCGGCGGGCTGTCGCACCTGGCTTCCGAGATGCTGAATGCGCAGGCCAGCGGCCATTACACCCACGTGCCCTACAAGGGCGGCGCACCGCTGGCCCAGGCGCTGATGACGGGCGAGGTGAAGTGGGGCCTGCTGGGCACCGCCGATGCGCGCAGCTTCATCCAGGCCGGCAAGCTCAAGGCGCTGGGCCAGCTGCGCGCCACCCGCTCCGAGCTGTGGCCCGACGTGCCCACGCTGACCGAACAGGGCTCGCCGGGCGGCGTCGACTTCGACGTCTGGTTCGGCCTGGTGGCCCCCGCCAAGACACCCACCGCCGCGGTGCAGCTGATCAACCAGAAGGTGGCGCAGATCGTCACCGAGCCCGAGTTCCGCAAGCGGCTGAACGACATCGGCGGCGTGTCGCCGATGACGGGCAACACGCCCGCGGCCTTCAACGAGGTGCTGCAGCGCGAGGTGACGGTGCTGTCCAAGGCCGCCAAGGACCTGGGGCTGCAGCTGGACTGA